One region of Algihabitans albus genomic DNA includes:
- a CDS encoding helix-turn-helix domain-containing protein has translation MVRNIDQHVGRRIRQARALRGLSMEKLAQALGISYQQLQKYEVGSNRVSCGRLWLIGQTLDLPIGFFFDGLENEGLAAGGDDALVSRRTINAARQLEEIEDPALRDQLVAMIRTCARSGHVVS, from the coding sequence ATGGTTCGAAACATTGATCAACACGTCGGGCGGCGGATACGTCAGGCCCGAGCGCTGCGGGGCCTGAGTATGGAAAAGCTCGCTCAAGCCCTCGGCATCTCATACCAGCAGCTCCAGAAGTACGAGGTTGGAAGCAACCGCGTAAGTTGTGGCCGGCTCTGGCTCATTGGACAAACCCTGGACCTGCCGATTGGCTTCTTCTTCGACGGTCTCGAGAACGAAGGGCTGGCGGCCGGAGGCGACGATGCTCTGGTGTCGCGTCGAACGATCAACGCGGCGCGTCAGCTCGAGGAGATCGAAGATCCGGCTTTGCGCGACCAGTTGGTCGCGATGATCCGGACCTGCGCACGCTCCGGTCACGTCGTTTCCTGA